The Terracoccus luteus genome includes a region encoding these proteins:
- a CDS encoding LacI family DNA-binding transcriptional regulator — protein MPRRTTVTEVAERAGVSIASVSRVLNGLGARPDTEERVRRAALELGYVPDAAAKALKLGRSLQLAFAVDDIANPVYAQMMHGVESGLLGSGSRLLVSSTGRRPDDLVELVQGLSRGAADGLIISPLRRSPQLIDALVKAPVPVVVIGDAGPDAALDTVRTDSARGVEAAVAHLVATGRRRIAFVNGPADTVPGRSRLEGFTRATAPGSDAERAGIRADVVEARDFTVAAGEVAWSRVVAATDEGTPVDAVVAANDLIALGLARAALTAGRSVPGDLAVVGVDDIEMAAIFRPSLTTVSLEAHERGRLAAELLLRRLENPQAPVVGEFVAPRLVVRESSGAPTEAAIEAAPTPTAENAHQRTRQRTRPVTPRGQR, from the coding sequence ATGCCGCGGCGAACCACCGTGACCGAGGTGGCCGAACGGGCCGGCGTCTCCATCGCCTCGGTCTCGCGCGTCCTCAACGGTCTCGGCGCCCGCCCCGACACCGAGGAGCGCGTCCGACGCGCCGCCCTCGAGCTCGGCTACGTCCCCGACGCCGCGGCCAAGGCACTCAAGCTCGGCCGCAGCCTCCAGCTCGCGTTCGCCGTCGACGACATCGCCAACCCCGTCTACGCGCAGATGATGCACGGCGTCGAGTCCGGCCTGCTCGGCTCCGGCTCGCGGCTGCTCGTCAGCAGCACCGGCCGCCGCCCCGACGACCTCGTCGAGCTCGTGCAGGGCCTGTCCCGCGGCGCCGCCGACGGCCTCATCATCAGCCCGCTGCGCCGCTCGCCCCAGCTCATCGACGCGCTCGTCAAGGCCCCCGTCCCCGTCGTCGTCATCGGTGACGCCGGGCCCGACGCCGCCCTCGACACGGTGCGCACCGACTCGGCGCGCGGCGTCGAGGCGGCGGTGGCGCATCTCGTCGCCACCGGCCGCCGGCGCATCGCCTTCGTCAACGGCCCCGCCGACACCGTCCCCGGCCGCTCGCGCCTCGAGGGGTTCACCCGCGCGACCGCACCCGGCAGCGACGCCGAGCGGGCCGGCATCCGGGCCGACGTCGTCGAGGCACGTGACTTCACCGTCGCCGCGGGGGAGGTCGCGTGGTCGCGCGTCGTCGCCGCGACCGACGAGGGCACCCCGGTGGATGCCGTCGTGGCCGCGAACGACCTCATCGCCCTCGGTCTCGCGCGGGCCGCCCTCACCGCCGGGCGCTCCGTGCCGGGCGACCTCGCCGTCGTCGGCGTCGACGACATCGAGATGGCCGCGATCTTCCGCCCGTCGCTGACGACCGTGTCGCTCGAGGCCCACGAGCGTGGCCGCCTCGCGGCCGAGCTGCTGCTCCGACGCCTCGAGAACCCCCAGGCCCCCGTCGTCGGCGAGTTCGTCGCCCCTCGCCTCGTCGTGCGCGAGTCGAGCGGGGCGCCCACCGAGGCGGCCATCGAGGCCGCCCCGACGCCGACCGCAGAGAACGCTCACCAGCGCACTCGACAACGCACCCGACCCGTCACCCCGAGAGGTCAACGATGA
- a CDS encoding ribokinase encodes MSGTVVVVGSINVDVSVTVEALPRPGETLMAGSVRRSGGGKGANQAVAAARAGGACTLMVGCVGDDGDGADMRRSLTASGVDVRAVTTSLDEPTGTALITVDAAAENTIVVAAGANGVVRLDDVAREALAGADVVLAQLEIPQTVVLEAARARREGALLLLNAAPWAPLLPELLAEVDVLVVNEHEARGLTGHDDVDEAVETLLADVPAVLVTLGAAGSRLQRRGEDAVTVTTPRVTAVDTTGAGDTFCGVLGAALAAGEPERVALQRASAAASIAVERRGAQDAVPTADETTRRHDDTYGGPTGG; translated from the coding sequence ATGAGCGGCACGGTCGTCGTCGTCGGCAGCATCAACGTCGACGTCTCAGTCACCGTCGAGGCGCTGCCGCGCCCCGGGGAGACGCTCATGGCCGGCTCCGTCCGCCGCAGCGGCGGCGGCAAGGGGGCCAACCAGGCCGTGGCCGCCGCCCGTGCCGGCGGGGCTTGCACCCTCATGGTCGGCTGCGTCGGCGACGACGGTGACGGCGCCGACATGCGCAGGTCGCTGACGGCATCCGGCGTCGACGTGCGCGCGGTGACGACGTCACTCGACGAGCCCACCGGCACCGCCCTCATCACCGTCGACGCCGCGGCCGAGAACACCATCGTCGTCGCGGCCGGGGCCAACGGCGTGGTGCGCCTGGACGACGTCGCGCGCGAGGCCCTGGCCGGGGCCGACGTCGTGCTCGCCCAGCTCGAGATCCCGCAGACGGTCGTGCTCGAGGCCGCGCGGGCCCGGCGCGAGGGGGCACTGCTGCTGCTCAACGCCGCCCCGTGGGCGCCGCTGCTACCCGAGCTGCTCGCCGAGGTCGACGTGCTCGTCGTCAACGAGCACGAGGCCCGCGGGCTCACGGGCCACGACGACGTCGACGAGGCTGTCGAGACGCTGCTGGCCGACGTGCCCGCGGTGCTCGTCACGCTCGGCGCCGCCGGTTCGCGTCTGCAGCGACGGGGTGAGGATGCCGTCACGGTCACCACCCCCCGGGTCACGGCGGTCGACACGACCGGCGCGGGCGACACCTTCTGCGGTGTGCTCGGGGCGGCCCTGGCCGCAGGTGAGCCGGAACGCGTTGCGCTGCAACGGGCCTCGGCGGCGGCATCCATCGCCGTCGAACGGCGGGGCGCTCAGGACGCCGTCCCGACCGCAGACGAGACCACGCGCCGTCACGACGACACCTACGGAGGCCCCACCGGTGGATGA
- a CDS encoding carbohydrate ABC transporter permease, whose protein sequence is MRTRPVVRVGQYLALAAYIVFLGFPLLWLVSASVKSSSELAALDMNVIPKSLNWGNYTEALQKQGLARSAVNSLIVSLLSMVLVVALSMPAAYALARFKGRLRTVGITWILVSQVFPVILIIIPLFLVLRQVALVDTLFGLVLVYTTFTMPFALWMLQGFVAAIPTDVEEAAAIDGATRFQTLRRIVFPLLMPGIVATAMFSFVAAWNEFFFALVLIQSPENYTLPVALKMFVGGEGKVALGPLAAGAVLATIPSLVIFSVLQRRLTGGLLTGSVKG, encoded by the coding sequence ATGCGCACCAGACCCGTCGTCCGCGTCGGCCAGTACCTCGCCCTCGCCGCATACATCGTCTTCCTCGGCTTCCCGCTGCTGTGGCTCGTCTCCGCGTCGGTGAAGTCGAGCAGCGAGCTGGCCGCGCTCGACATGAACGTCATCCCCAAGAGCCTCAACTGGGGCAACTACACGGAGGCGCTGCAGAAGCAGGGCCTGGCGCGGTCGGCCGTCAACAGCCTCATCGTGTCGCTGCTGTCGATGGTGCTCGTCGTGGCGCTCTCGATGCCGGCCGCCTACGCGCTGGCCCGGTTCAAGGGCCGGCTGCGCACCGTCGGCATCACCTGGATCCTCGTCAGCCAGGTGTTCCCGGTCATCCTCATCATCATCCCGCTCTTCCTCGTGCTGCGGCAGGTCGCGCTCGTCGACACCCTCTTCGGGCTCGTCCTCGTCTACACGACGTTCACGATGCCGTTCGCGCTCTGGATGCTGCAGGGCTTCGTCGCCGCGATCCCGACCGACGTCGAGGAGGCCGCTGCCATCGACGGCGCGACGCGCTTCCAGACCCTGCGCCGCATCGTCTTCCCGCTGCTCATGCCCGGCATCGTCGCCACGGCGATGTTCTCCTTCGTCGCGGCGTGGAACGAGTTCTTCTTCGCCCTCGTGCTCATCCAGTCGCCCGAGAACTACACGCTCCCCGTCGCCCTCAAGATGTTCGTCGGCGGCGAGGGGAAGGTCGCGCTCGGCCCGCTGGCGGCGGGCGCCGTCCTCGCCACGATCCCCAGCCTCGTCATCTTCTCCGTCCTCCAGCGCCGCCTCACCGGTGGCCTGCTCACGGGGTCGGTCAAGGGCTGA
- a CDS encoding carbohydrate ABC transporter permease: MTVATPPAPTAARPQPSKPRKRHDRSSQQRREALALVVPSLVPIVVFSVLPLLQGVWYAFTDATLRRNDTADFVGLANFGRLAGDSFFWNSFKIGIIWAVSVTLLQLVLSLGLALLLNSNLRFRSLTRLLALIPWAMPPVVVAIMWTMIYTPNGGPLNAALGAVGLPSDTNWLGDFNTALPAVIVVGVWVGMPQTTVTLLAGLQQIPLELTEAAAVDGASAWQRFRAVVLPALRPIVVSITSLNFIWNFNSFGLVYVMTEGGPGGQTMLPMLFTYLEAFKNRNIGYAAAMGVVLVIVVVLLLFGFLRSQFKKEA; this comes from the coding sequence ATGACCGTCGCCACCCCGCCCGCGCCGACGGCGGCCCGGCCCCAGCCGTCGAAGCCGCGCAAGCGACACGACCGCTCGAGCCAGCAGCGCCGCGAGGCCCTCGCCCTCGTCGTGCCCTCACTCGTGCCGATCGTCGTCTTCAGCGTCCTGCCCCTGCTGCAGGGCGTCTGGTACGCCTTCACCGACGCGACCCTGCGCCGCAACGACACCGCCGACTTCGTCGGCCTGGCGAACTTCGGGCGTCTCGCCGGCGACTCCTTCTTCTGGAACAGCTTCAAGATCGGCATCATCTGGGCCGTCTCGGTGACGCTGCTGCAGCTCGTGCTCTCCCTCGGCCTGGCCCTGCTGCTCAACAGCAACCTCCGGTTCCGTTCGCTGACACGGCTGCTCGCGCTCATCCCGTGGGCCATGCCGCCCGTGGTCGTCGCGATCATGTGGACGATGATCTACACGCCGAACGGCGGCCCGCTCAACGCCGCCCTCGGCGCCGTCGGCCTGCCGAGCGACACGAACTGGCTGGGCGACTTCAACACCGCCCTGCCGGCCGTCATCGTCGTCGGCGTCTGGGTCGGCATGCCGCAGACCACCGTGACCCTGCTCGCCGGCCTGCAGCAGATCCCGCTCGAGCTCACCGAGGCTGCCGCCGTCGACGGCGCCTCCGCCTGGCAGCGGTTCCGCGCCGTCGTGCTCCCGGCCCTGCGGCCCATCGTCGTGTCGATCACGTCGCTGAACTTCATCTGGAACTTCAACAGCTTCGGCCTCGTGTACGTCATGACCGAGGGCGGGCCCGGCGGGCAGACCATGCTGCCGATGCTCTTCACCTACCTCGAGGCGTTCAAGAACCGCAACATCGGCTACGCCGCCGCCATGGGCGTCGTGCTCGTCATCGTCGTCGTGCTGCTGCTCTTCGGCTTCCTCCGGTCGCAGTTCAAGAAGGAGGCCTGA
- a CDS encoding ABC transporter substrate-binding protein produces the protein MGTRRLAVGALAVAALTLAACSQGSATTGGGADAGGTGGSVTLKFQSLSDQPAAIAAVKDIVDSWNAAHPETKVEIVQAGWDGVYDKLVTQFNGNAAPDVIHYEAASIVPFARDGYLADLTSKIPAELKSDVDQGVWDSVTVDGKVVGVPTELQTYVVFANKKLIEAAGQQVPTGSSMTYDQFEALAKATTKSGQYGVSWGLKSPTATFMSLALASDGTYFEGTGKDAKITVGEGEMALPKLVKKMAYDDKSIDPVSLTQSGSQALASFYAGKAAMTVQGSYQAANMAKDAPAGVDWVELPPLAGSAGTKQAANPQTLSVNADSANVDRAAEFATYFADAENMATLNEADALIPASNKARATILSKTGGKDGWAMTMESAKGLTGAPFLTVDAYTQWKDTIATPNYQKYLANQIDDAGLQQALTDGFAQVNR, from the coding sequence ATGGGAACCCGTCGCCTCGCCGTCGGTGCACTGGCCGTCGCGGCCCTCACCCTCGCCGCCTGCAGCCAGGGCTCGGCCACGACCGGGGGAGGAGCGGACGCCGGTGGCACCGGTGGGTCCGTCACCCTGAAGTTCCAGTCGCTGAGCGACCAGCCCGCGGCCATCGCCGCGGTCAAGGACATCGTCGACTCGTGGAACGCCGCCCACCCCGAGACCAAGGTCGAGATCGTGCAGGCCGGCTGGGACGGCGTCTACGACAAGCTCGTGACGCAGTTCAACGGCAACGCCGCGCCCGACGTCATCCACTACGAGGCCGCGAGCATCGTGCCCTTCGCGCGGGACGGCTACCTCGCCGACCTCACGAGCAAGATCCCGGCCGAGCTCAAGAGCGACGTTGACCAGGGCGTCTGGGACTCCGTGACCGTCGACGGCAAGGTCGTCGGGGTGCCGACCGAGCTGCAGACCTACGTCGTCTTCGCCAACAAGAAGCTCATCGAGGCGGCGGGCCAGCAGGTCCCGACCGGCTCGTCGATGACCTACGACCAGTTCGAAGCCCTTGCCAAGGCCACGACGAAGTCTGGCCAGTACGGCGTCTCGTGGGGCCTCAAGAGCCCGACGGCGACGTTCATGAGCCTCGCCCTCGCCTCCGACGGCACGTACTTCGAGGGCACCGGCAAGGACGCCAAGATCACCGTCGGCGAGGGCGAGATGGCCCTGCCCAAGCTCGTCAAGAAGATGGCGTACGACGACAAGAGCATCGACCCGGTCTCGTTGACCCAGAGCGGTTCGCAGGCCCTCGCCTCGTTCTACGCGGGCAAGGCGGCCATGACCGTGCAGGGCTCCTACCAGGCCGCGAACATGGCGAAGGACGCGCCGGCCGGCGTCGACTGGGTCGAGCTGCCCCCGCTGGCAGGCTCGGCCGGCACGAAGCAGGCGGCCAACCCGCAGACCCTGTCGGTCAACGCCGACTCGGCCAACGTCGACCGCGCCGCCGAGTTCGCCACGTACTTCGCCGACGCCGAGAACATGGCCACCCTCAACGAGGCCGACGCGCTCATCCCCGCCTCGAACAAGGCGCGCGCCACCATCCTCAGCAAGACCGGTGGCAAGGACGGCTGGGCCATGACGATGGAGTCGGCGAAGGGTCTGACCGGCGCCCCCTTCCTCACGGTCGACGCGTACACGCAGTGGAAGGACACCATCGCCACGCCGAACTACCAGAAGTACCTGGCGAACCAGATCGACGACGCGGGCCTGCAGCAGGCCCTGACCGACGGCTTCGCCCAGGTCAACCGCTGA
- a CDS encoding ADP-ribosylglycohydrolase family protein produces the protein MQPEDLLLHGLVQARAEGADVDDLERRWQDAGGGLEVPVSGAAETPAPPALRALATELLDVIDERTPACHLDPTAAVARARGAATALPSAGPTDELADRLHGAWLGRAAGCLLGKPVEKIPRRGIEAILRDTGRWPLDDWFTARGLSDEVARAWPWNRRSAPTSLAENIDGMPEDDDLNFAVLALRLLQQARRDGRALQTDDVAKAWLDNLPAGRVFTAERVAYRNLLEGVKPDRAALVRNPFREWIGALIRADVHGWAHPGDLAAAVASAAVDARLSHTGAGAEGELWAAALASAALVVDDVAEAVRTARLVLDPDGPLARAVDLGSEVGASDLDDAQALDRLHETYGHHHWVHVLPNAATIAFALVRGRGDLGRTAALAVTAGWDTDSVGATVGGVVGAVVGAEALPERWVTPLHDRLATSLPGPNDLSLHYLAAQTLGLATRGRDDAGEADERVADVEGAGRARAGVGA, from the coding sequence GTGCAGCCGGAGGACCTCCTGCTGCACGGCCTCGTCCAGGCGCGCGCGGAGGGCGCTGACGTCGACGACCTCGAGCGGCGGTGGCAGGACGCCGGCGGTGGGCTCGAGGTCCCCGTCAGCGGGGCCGCCGAGACCCCGGCACCCCCGGCGCTGAGAGCGCTCGCGACCGAGCTGCTCGACGTGATCGACGAACGGACCCCCGCCTGCCACCTCGACCCGACCGCCGCGGTGGCGCGCGCCCGTGGCGCCGCGACCGCCCTCCCGTCGGCGGGCCCGACCGACGAGCTGGCCGACCGGCTGCACGGCGCGTGGCTCGGGCGGGCCGCCGGCTGCCTGCTCGGCAAGCCGGTCGAGAAGATCCCGCGCCGGGGCATCGAGGCCATCCTGCGCGACACCGGCCGGTGGCCGCTCGACGACTGGTTCACCGCCCGCGGCCTCAGCGACGAGGTGGCCCGGGCCTGGCCGTGGAACCGGCGCAGCGCCCCCACCAGCCTGGCCGAGAACATCGACGGAATGCCCGAGGACGACGACCTCAACTTCGCCGTCCTCGCCCTGCGGCTGCTGCAGCAGGCGCGCCGCGACGGCCGTGCGCTGCAGACCGACGACGTGGCCAAGGCGTGGCTCGACAACCTCCCGGCCGGACGCGTCTTCACCGCCGAGCGGGTGGCCTACCGCAACCTGCTCGAAGGGGTGAAGCCCGACCGGGCGGCGCTGGTGCGCAACCCGTTCCGTGAGTGGATCGGCGCCCTCATCCGGGCCGACGTGCACGGCTGGGCCCACCCCGGCGACCTCGCGGCGGCCGTCGCGTCGGCCGCCGTCGACGCCCGTCTCAGCCACACCGGAGCCGGTGCCGAGGGCGAGCTGTGGGCGGCCGCGCTGGCCTCGGCCGCACTCGTCGTCGACGACGTCGCCGAGGCGGTGCGCACCGCCCGACTCGTCCTCGACCCGGACGGTCCGCTGGCCAGGGCGGTCGACCTCGGTAGCGAGGTGGGCGCCTCCGACCTCGACGACGCGCAGGCCCTCGACCGCCTCCACGAGACGTACGGCCACCACCACTGGGTGCACGTGCTGCCCAACGCCGCCACCATCGCGTTCGCGCTCGTGCGCGGTCGTGGCGACCTCGGCCGCACCGCCGCCCTCGCGGTGACCGCGGGCTGGGACACCGACTCCGTCGGCGCGACCGTCGGCGGGGTGGTCGGGGCCGTCGTCGGGGCCGAGGCGCTGCCCGAGCGATGGGTCACCCCGCTGCACGACCGGCTGGCCACGAGCCTCCCGGGGCCGAACGATCTGTCGTTGCACTACCTCGCCGCCCAGACCCTGGGCCTGGCCACCCGCGGCCGCGACGACGCTGGCGAGGCCGACGAGAGGGTGGCGGACGTCGAGGGCGCAGGGCGGGCCCGGGCGGGGGTCGGCGCATGA
- a CDS encoding SUMF1/EgtB/PvdO family nonheme iron enzyme, whose amino-acid sequence MDEALDPLVPRPLDRPRAVPLDDSADLSTLDTGKILAAPDDPADWPAWRDTLGRWREEARGRLGHDGSLYERADLAWARRCFVVSQVWLWDELLYDWDTHTFTPERLLADARERFGGFDGVVLWHAYPAIGIDDRNQWDFYRDVDGLRDLVDTLHAAGVRVFVDYNPWDVGTRRSGPDADELASLVADLGVDGVFLDTLKEGGGALLDTLAAARAGVAVEGESTLPLARLVDHPLSWAQWFADSPVPGVVRSRWYERRHLLHHVRRWNRSHVDELQSAWLNGIGVMVWEVVFGVWVGWSDHDAALLRRASLVQRRLADVLVDGQWTPLPDLGVAAATAGVFGGVFADHSGVFTPLVNRSDEDAVVIVPGRAGLVSRDVWSGRPLGEGDVEVRVPARGVGGVWQTAPGADVEWLRRADDDDPDAHSSAAFRHRLAERVAPPTVVALGDGRRPDVDHVVVGPGRRVLTVRYRCRETGLYDGAPFVDEWKPLPPRLHDLRTVDRVVDVPETLAVASLEVSEREFAAFVEATGHRPAVPGGPAPAWVGRGVEEASDRHPVTQVDLGDARAYAAWVGGRLPTEDEWQVAGEERGLGRLEPQVWNLTESEHSDGRSRFVMLKGGSAHRATGSDWYVDGGVRGPDFTAKYLVPGGGSGRSTSVGFRVAWVLDREG is encoded by the coding sequence GTGGATGAGGCCCTCGACCCCCTCGTGCCCCGACCGCTCGACCGACCCCGCGCCGTCCCGCTCGACGACAGCGCCGACCTGTCGACGCTCGACACGGGCAAGATCCTGGCGGCCCCCGACGACCCCGCCGACTGGCCGGCGTGGCGCGACACGCTGGGGCGCTGGCGGGAGGAGGCCCGCGGCCGGCTCGGGCACGACGGCTCCCTCTACGAGCGCGCCGACCTCGCCTGGGCGCGCCGCTGCTTCGTCGTCTCGCAGGTGTGGCTCTGGGACGAGCTGCTGTACGACTGGGACACCCACACCTTCACGCCCGAGCGGCTGCTCGCCGACGCGCGCGAGCGCTTCGGTGGCTTCGACGGCGTCGTGCTGTGGCACGCCTACCCGGCGATCGGCATCGACGACCGTAACCAGTGGGACTTCTACCGCGACGTCGACGGGCTGCGTGACCTCGTCGACACGCTCCACGCGGCGGGTGTACGGGTCTTCGTCGACTACAACCCGTGGGACGTCGGCACCCGTCGCAGCGGCCCCGACGCCGACGAGCTCGCCTCTCTCGTGGCCGACCTCGGCGTCGACGGCGTCTTCCTCGACACCCTGAAGGAGGGTGGGGGAGCCCTGCTCGACACCCTCGCCGCGGCGCGCGCCGGCGTCGCCGTCGAGGGCGAGTCGACCCTGCCCCTCGCGCGGCTCGTCGACCACCCGCTCTCGTGGGCCCAGTGGTTCGCCGACTCCCCGGTGCCCGGGGTGGTGCGCTCGCGCTGGTACGAGCGCCGCCACCTGCTGCACCATGTGCGCCGCTGGAACCGCAGCCACGTCGACGAGCTGCAGTCGGCCTGGCTCAACGGCATCGGCGTCATGGTCTGGGAGGTCGTGTTCGGGGTCTGGGTCGGGTGGTCGGACCACGACGCCGCCCTCCTGCGCCGCGCCTCCCTCGTGCAGCGACGACTGGCCGACGTCCTCGTCGACGGCCAGTGGACGCCCTTGCCCGACCTCGGTGTCGCGGCGGCCACCGCCGGCGTGTTCGGCGGCGTGTTCGCCGACCACAGCGGGGTGTTCACACCCCTGGTCAACCGCAGCGACGAGGATGCCGTCGTCATCGTCCCGGGTCGCGCGGGCCTGGTCTCGCGCGACGTCTGGAGCGGCCGGCCCCTCGGCGAGGGCGACGTCGAGGTGCGGGTGCCCGCCCGCGGTGTGGGCGGGGTGTGGCAGACCGCCCCCGGTGCCGACGTCGAGTGGCTGCGTCGAGCTGACGACGACGACCCCGACGCGCACTCGTCGGCCGCCTTCCGCCACCGGCTGGCCGAGCGGGTCGCGCCGCCGACGGTCGTGGCGCTCGGTGACGGCCGGCGACCGGACGTCGACCACGTCGTCGTCGGGCCCGGCCGCCGCGTGCTGACGGTGCGGTACCGCTGCCGCGAGACCGGCCTCTACGACGGGGCGCCCTTCGTCGACGAGTGGAAGCCGCTGCCACCCCGCCTGCACGACCTGCGCACCGTCGACCGGGTCGTCGACGTCCCCGAGACGCTGGCCGTCGCGAGCCTCGAGGTGAGCGAGCGCGAGTTCGCCGCCTTCGTCGAGGCGACGGGCCACCGCCCGGCCGTGCCCGGTGGACCCGCCCCCGCGTGGGTCGGCCGCGGTGTCGAGGAGGCGAGCGACCGGCATCCGGTGACGCAGGTCGACCTCGGTGACGCGCGCGCCTACGCGGCGTGGGTGGGCGGACGGCTGCCCACGGAGGACGAGTGGCAGGTCGCCGGCGAGGAGCGCGGACTGGGTCGTCTCGAGCCGCAGGTGTGGAACCTCACCGAGAGCGAGCACTCCGACGGCCGCAGCCGGTTCGTCATGCTCAAGGGCGGCTCGGCGCACCGCGCGACCGGCTCGGACTGGTACGT
- a CDS encoding ADP-ribosylglycohydrolase family protein, with protein sequence MSDLRQRIIGVVTGAAVGDALGGATEGWTPEQIQERHGGRVTGIVPPWYPNWDTARPIAPYHKGDGHITDDTLMTRALIDTYASRGAHLDAYAVAEDFVPRLIGEPTWVPELEREAILLQRIFLAEKWLVARIHYGHVDPREAGVGNIVNCGAAMYMAPVGVANAGDPEAAYAEAIDVAAPHQSSYGREAAGVFAAAVAASLAPGATTASVLDAATHVAHDGTRAAVEAVVDAGRTHRADEPDALEAALRAAVEPFDTVGPTYRQPAPDARRPSRTKAIEELPVALGLVAAHDANFTASVLGAVNYGRDSDSIATMAGAVCGGLGGASVVPQEWLRTVETNSRIDVTAAGELMADVAVKVLEADRARLLERLGALGSLLDGATA encoded by the coding sequence GTGAGCGACTTGAGACAGCGCATCATCGGCGTCGTGACGGGCGCCGCGGTGGGCGATGCGCTGGGCGGGGCGACGGAGGGCTGGACGCCGGAGCAGATCCAGGAGCGGCACGGCGGTCGGGTCACCGGCATCGTGCCGCCGTGGTACCCCAACTGGGACACTGCGCGCCCAATCGCGCCGTACCACAAGGGCGACGGGCACATCACCGACGACACCCTGATGACCCGCGCGCTCATCGACACCTACGCCAGCCGGGGCGCGCACCTCGACGCCTACGCCGTGGCCGAGGACTTCGTGCCGCGACTCATCGGCGAGCCGACGTGGGTGCCCGAGCTCGAGCGCGAGGCCATCCTGCTGCAGCGCATCTTCCTCGCCGAGAAGTGGCTCGTCGCCCGCATCCACTACGGCCACGTCGACCCCCGCGAGGCCGGGGTCGGCAACATCGTCAACTGCGGAGCGGCGATGTACATGGCGCCCGTCGGCGTCGCCAACGCCGGTGACCCCGAGGCGGCCTACGCCGAGGCGATCGACGTCGCCGCCCCGCACCAGTCGAGCTACGGCCGCGAGGCGGCCGGTGTCTTCGCCGCCGCGGTGGCGGCCTCCCTCGCCCCCGGGGCCACGACGGCATCCGTGCTCGACGCCGCGACGCACGTCGCGCACGACGGCACCCGTGCCGCGGTCGAGGCGGTCGTGGATGCCGGTCGCACCCACCGCGCGGACGAGCCCGACGCGCTCGAGGCCGCGCTGCGCGCCGCCGTCGAGCCGTTCGACACCGTCGGGCCCACCTACCGCCAGCCCGCCCCCGACGCGCGACGCCCCTCTCGCACCAAGGCGATCGAGGAGCTGCCGGTGGCCCTCGGCCTCGTGGCGGCACACGACGCCAACTTCACCGCGTCGGTGCTCGGGGCGGTCAACTACGGCCGCGACTCCGACTCGATCGCGACCATGGCCGGTGCCGTCTGCGGCGGCCTCGGTGGCGCGTCTGTCGTGCCGCAGGAGTGGCTGCGCACCGTCGAGACGAACAGCCGCATCGACGTGACGGCGGCCGGCGAGCTCATGGCCGACGTCGCCGTGAAGGTGCTCGAGGCCGACCGCGCCCGGCTGCTCGAGCGGCTCGGTGCCCTGGGGTCGCTGCTCGACGGGGCCACCGCGTGA